Proteins encoded by one window of Winogradskyella sp. PG-2:
- the yidC gene encoding membrane protein insertase YidC, protein MEEKKFDINSIIGFVLIFGILLYIMYQNSPTPEEIEAQKVAEQEQVEAEQKTSKQDEAVVTTTAQDYTNTKALDSTQLVAAQNKVGALSYALSLPGEDQTTVTTDVFELKFNRKGGHLAEVRLRNFVDYDSVPIYLVKDQNSAFNITFSTSDSRTHNTQDFPFQPSVTKNGENTVVSMKLKFSESEYLEYRYELKPNDYMIDFSIKSKGLSGAFNTSQPITLDWKQKSIRHAKSISYENRYTRLTYRHDGDKIDKLGQMNDDEETVDDVDWLSYRQHFFSTILVSNDKPLKNVAITSKDLVEDEEVDTLFTKLYTSKFQLAYNGGEVNKNFGLYYGPTDAKTLKAYENGLEESIPFGWGIFGWINKALFIPLFGFLSGFLPYGIAIIVMTILVKIMLSFVQYKQFLSQAKMKILKPELDVIRKKYKDNKMKAQQETMALQSKAGASPLSGCLPGLMQIPVFYALFMFFPTAFELRQKSFLWADDLSSFDSVLDLPFNIPFYGDHVSLFPILAAIAIFFYMKMTTGQQTAMQGPPQEGMPDMSKMMKYMIYFSPLLMLVFFNNYASGLSLYYFISNLISIGIMLVIKNYIIDEDKVLAKIEVSKTKPKKQNKFQKKMAEMMEQAEQQKQAQKKRKK, encoded by the coding sequence ATGGAAGAAAAGAAATTCGACATTAATTCTATAATAGGCTTTGTTCTCATTTTTGGGATACTATTATATATAATGTATCAAAACAGTCCGACACCTGAAGAAATAGAAGCTCAAAAAGTTGCAGAACAAGAACAGGTAGAAGCGGAGCAGAAAACAAGTAAACAAGATGAAGCTGTAGTTACTACAACTGCTCAAGACTATACTAATACCAAAGCTTTAGATTCTACACAACTAGTGGCTGCACAAAATAAAGTAGGTGCATTGTCATACGCTTTAAGTTTACCTGGTGAAGATCAAACAACTGTAACAACTGATGTTTTTGAACTTAAATTTAATAGAAAAGGCGGTCATTTAGCTGAGGTGAGATTGAGAAATTTTGTGGATTACGATTCTGTGCCAATATATTTAGTTAAAGATCAGAATAGTGCTTTTAATATTACATTTAGTACATCAGATAGTCGTACGCACAATACACAGGATTTTCCTTTTCAACCAAGTGTAACAAAGAATGGTGAGAATACTGTAGTGTCTATGAAACTTAAGTTTTCAGAGTCTGAATACTTAGAATACCGTTATGAGCTAAAACCAAATGACTATATGATTGACTTCTCAATTAAGTCAAAAGGTTTAAGTGGCGCATTTAACACCTCTCAACCGATTACTTTAGATTGGAAGCAAAAAAGTATTCGTCATGCCAAAAGTATCAGCTACGAAAATCGTTACACCAGATTAACGTATAGACACGATGGTGATAAGATTGATAAGTTAGGGCAAATGAACGATGATGAAGAAACTGTTGATGATGTCGACTGGTTATCTTACAGACAGCATTTCTTTAGTACTATTTTAGTGTCTAATGACAAACCATTAAAGAATGTAGCAATAACTTCTAAAGACTTAGTTGAAGATGAAGAAGTAGATACATTGTTTACAAAGTTATATACCTCAAAATTTCAATTGGCATATAATGGTGGTGAGGTAAACAAAAACTTTGGTTTATACTACGGACCTACAGATGCTAAAACTTTAAAAGCATACGAAAACGGATTAGAAGAAAGTATCCCATTTGGTTGGGGAATTTTTGGATGGATTAATAAAGCTTTATTTATCCCTCTATTTGGATTCCTTAGTGGATTTTTACCTTATGGTATTGCTATCATTGTAATGACAATTCTAGTAAAAATCATGTTGTCCTTTGTACAATATAAACAGTTCTTATCTCAGGCAAAAATGAAAATCTTGAAGCCAGAGTTAGATGTTATCAGAAAAAAGTACAAGGATAATAAAATGAAAGCGCAACAAGAAACTATGGCATTGCAGAGTAAAGCTGGTGCGAGTCCATTAAGTGGTTGTTTGCCAGGCTTAATGCAGATCCCTGTATTTTATGCCTTGTTTATGTTCTTTCCAACGGCCTTTGAGTTAAGACAAAAAAGTTTCCTTTGGGCAGATGATTTAAGTTCTTTTGATTCTGTATTAGACTTACCTTTTAATATTCCATTTTATGGAGATCACGTTAGTTTATTTCCAATATTAGCAGCCATTGCGATCTTCTTTTACATGAAAATGACAACAGGTCAGCAAACAGCAATGCAAGGGCCTCCTCAAGAAGGAATGCCAGATATGAGCAAGATGATGAAGTACATGATTTACTTTTCACCACTTTTAATGTTAGTATTCTTTAATAATTACGCTTCAGGATTAAGTTTATATTATTTCATTTCTAACTTAATTAGTATTGGTATTATGTTAGTGATTAAAAACTATATTATCGATGAAGATAAGGTCTTAGCTAAGATTGAAGTGAGTAAAACTAAGCCTAAGAAACAAAATAAGTTTCAAAAGAAAATGGCTGAAATGATGGAACAAGCTGAACAACAAAAACAAGCTCAGAAAAAAAGAAAGAAATAA
- a CDS encoding CTP synthase, giving the protein MTTNPKYIFVTGGVSSSLGKGIIAASLAKLLQAQGYRTTIQKLDPYINIDPGTLNPYEHGECYVTDDGAETDLDLGHYERFLNVPTSQANNVTTGRIYQSVIDKERRGEFLGKTVQVIPHITDEIKHRIQILGNSGDYDIVLTEIGGTVGDIESLPYIEAVRQLQWDLGDNNALVIHLTLIPYLSAAGELKTKPTQHSVKTLMESGVHADILVCRTEHELSDGLKAKLARFCNVKQEAVIQSIDASTIYDVPNLMLEEGLDKVVLDKLKLKSDQPDLGQWNEFLKRHKNPKSEVVIGLIGKYVELQDSYKSILEAFIHAGAENEVKVKVESIHSEYLNEDNIEFKLQHLDGVLVAPGFGERGIEGKIDAVKYVRENNIPFLGICLGMQMAVIEYARNVLNIGDANSIEMDEETQNPVINLMESQKDVINKGGTMRLGSWDCNLSKDSIAYNLYGQTSIKERHRHRFELNEDYKAQIEAAGMKATGLNPETGLVEIIEIPTHNWFVGVQYHPEYKSTVSNPHPLFVAFVSAALKFKKKK; this is encoded by the coding sequence ATGACCACAAACCCTAAGTATATTTTTGTAACTGGCGGAGTGTCTTCTTCTCTCGGAAAAGGTATTATAGCAGCATCTTTGGCTAAACTCTTACAAGCACAAGGTTACAGAACCACAATTCAGAAATTAGATCCTTACATTAATATAGATCCAGGAACTTTAAATCCTTACGAGCACGGTGAATGTTACGTTACTGATGATGGTGCAGAAACAGATTTAGATTTAGGACATTATGAGCGCTTTTTAAATGTACCAACATCACAGGCCAACAATGTTACAACAGGTAGAATTTACCAAAGTGTTATTGATAAAGAAAGACGTGGTGAGTTTTTAGGGAAAACGGTTCAAGTGATTCCGCATATTACAGATGAAATAAAACATAGAATTCAGATTCTTGGTAATTCTGGAGATTACGACATTGTTCTTACAGAAATTGGAGGAACTGTAGGTGATATTGAGTCCTTACCATATATTGAAGCTGTGCGTCAATTACAATGGGATTTAGGGGATAATAATGCTTTAGTTATCCATTTAACTTTAATTCCTTATTTATCTGCGGCTGGTGAATTAAAAACTAAACCGACTCAGCATAGTGTAAAGACATTGATGGAAAGTGGTGTACATGCAGATATATTAGTATGTAGAACTGAGCACGAATTAAGTGATGGTCTAAAAGCAAAACTAGCACGTTTTTGTAACGTAAAGCAAGAAGCTGTAATACAATCTATTGATGCGTCAACAATATACGATGTGCCAAATTTAATGCTAGAGGAAGGCTTGGATAAGGTTGTGTTAGATAAACTGAAACTTAAAAGTGATCAACCAGACTTAGGGCAATGGAATGAGTTTTTGAAACGCCATAAAAACCCAAAGAGTGAAGTCGTTATTGGTTTGATTGGTAAATATGTAGAACTGCAAGACTCATACAAGTCTATATTAGAAGCTTTTATTCATGCTGGTGCAGAAAATGAAGTAAAGGTTAAAGTTGAATCGATTCATTCAGAGTATTTAAATGAAGACAACATAGAGTTTAAGTTGCAACATTTAGATGGTGTATTGGTAGCTCCAGGTTTTGGAGAACGAGGTATTGAGGGTAAGATAGATGCTGTGAAATATGTTAGAGAAAACAATATTCCTTTTTTAGGAATTTGTTTAGGAATGCAAATGGCAGTTATAGAATATGCAAGAAATGTATTGAATATTGGCGATGCGAATTCTATTGAAATGGATGAAGAAACTCAGAACCCTGTTATTAATTTAATGGAATCTCAAAAAGATGTCATTAATAAAGGAGGAACAATGCGTTTAGGCTCATGGGATTGTAATCTTAGTAAAGATAGTATTGCATATAATCTTTATGGTCAAACTTCTATTAAGGAACGTCATAGACATCGTTTTGAGCTCAATGAAGATTACAAAGCCCAAATTGAAGCTGCTGGTATGAAAGCAACTGGCTTAAACCCAGAAACAGGATTGGTTGAAATTATTGAAATACCAACTCATAACTGGTTTGTTGGCGTTCAATATCACCCTGAATATAAGAGTACAGTGTCTAATCCACATCCACTATTTGTAGCGTTTGTTAGTGCAGCACTTAAATTTAAAAAGAAGAAATAA
- the trmD gene encoding tRNA (guanosine(37)-N1)-methyltransferase TrmD — MRIDIITVLPELLKSPFEASILKRAIEADLVEVYFHNLRDYATGGYKAIDDTQFGGGAGMVMLIEPIDKCISKLQVERNYDEIIYMTPDGDQLNQGIANQISLKENIIILCGHYKGVDERVRDLFITKEISIGDYVLSGGELGAAVLCDAVIRLIPGVLGNETSALTDSFQDGLLAPPIYTRPREYKGLKVPEVLFSGNFPKIEKWREEQAYKRTEDRRPDLLNNE; from the coding sequence ATGCGCATAGATATTATAACTGTATTACCAGAGCTTTTAAAAAGTCCGTTTGAGGCTTCTATATTAAAACGTGCTATAGAAGCGGATTTGGTAGAAGTGTATTTTCATAATTTAAGAGATTATGCAACTGGTGGCTACAAAGCAATTGATGATACGCAATTTGGTGGTGGAGCTGGTATGGTAATGCTTATAGAGCCTATTGATAAATGCATTTCAAAACTACAAGTAGAACGCAATTATGACGAGATTATTTACATGACACCAGATGGTGATCAGCTTAATCAAGGCATCGCTAATCAAATTTCACTAAAAGAAAATATTATAATTCTTTGCGGACATTATAAAGGTGTTGATGAGCGTGTTAGAGATCTATTCATTACAAAAGAGATTTCTATTGGAGATTATGTATTATCTGGCGGAGAGCTTGGAGCAGCAGTTTTATGTGATGCTGTCATAAGATTAATACCAGGTGTATTAGGTAATGAGACTTCTGCATTAACAGATTCGTTTCAAGATGGTTTATTAGCACCACCAATATATACAAGACCTAGAGAGTACAAAGGTTTAAAAGTACCAGAAGTATTATTTAGTGGTAATTTTCCAAAGATTGAAAAATGGAGAGAAGAACAAGCCTACAAAAGAACTGAAGACCGTCGTCCAGACCTCTTAAATAACGAATAA
- the rplS gene encoding 50S ribosomal protein L19 — translation MNSLVKFVQDEFVTRKDLPEFSAGDTITVYYEIKEGNKTRTQFFKGVVLQRKGTGTSETFTIRKMSGTIGVERIFPVHLPALQKVEVNKRGKVRRARIFYFRGLTGKKARIKEVRRK, via the coding sequence ATGAATTCTTTAGTAAAATTTGTACAAGACGAATTTGTAACCCGTAAAGATCTTCCAGAATTTAGTGCTGGTGATACCATCACTGTGTATTACGAAATTAAAGAAGGAAATAAAACACGTACACAGTTCTTTAAAGGTGTAGTATTACAACGTAAAGGAACAGGAACTTCAGAAACATTCACTATTCGTAAAATGTCAGGAACTATTGGTGTAGAACGTATCTTCCCAGTGCACTTACCTGCTTTACAAAAAGTAGAAGTTAATAAAAGAGGTAAAGTACGTAGAGCTCGTATTTTCTACTTTAGAGGTCTTACTGGTAAAAAAGCAAGAATTAAAGAAGTTAGAAGAAAATAA
- a CDS encoding pentapeptide repeat-containing protein, whose protein sequence is MNLPFIDNQEFKNQNYETAKLTKGEYTECTFVNCNFENSDLSNNSFLECEFIDCNLSNVNVTYTIFNDVSFRGSKLVGVQFQNCNDFLLAFGFIDCTLNLSSFYQLKISNTKFLNCKMHRVDFTETEAKHVTFSKCDLKDAIFDASNVESSDFSTAYNFSIHPSDNKIKNSTFSKENCFGLLNSFQVRIK, encoded by the coding sequence ATGAACCTTCCATTTATAGATAATCAAGAATTCAAAAATCAGAATTACGAAACTGCTAAACTAACTAAAGGTGAATATACTGAGTGCACATTTGTAAATTGTAATTTTGAAAATTCGGATCTCTCTAACAATTCCTTTTTAGAATGCGAATTCATCGATTGTAATCTAAGTAATGTCAATGTAACGTATACTATATTTAATGATGTTTCTTTTCGCGGTAGTAAATTGGTTGGTGTTCAATTTCAGAATTGTAATGATTTTCTATTAGCATTTGGCTTTATAGATTGTACTTTAAATTTAAGTTCCTTTTATCAGCTAAAAATTAGCAACACAAAATTTTTAAACTGCAAAATGCATCGCGTTGATTTCACTGAGACCGAAGCTAAACATGTAACATTTTCAAAATGCGATTTAAAAGATGCTATATTCGATGCCTCAAATGTAGAAAGCTCAGATTTCTCAACTGCATATAACTTTTCAATTCATCCTTCAGACAATAAAATAAAGAATTCGACCTTTTCTAAAGAAAATTGTTTTGGGCTATTAAATTCATTTCAAGTTAGAATAAAGTAA
- a CDS encoding NADP-dependent isocitrate dehydrogenase encodes MTKTAKIVYTKTDEAPALATRSFLPIVKAFTKSSGITIETKDISLAARILATFPDFLTKDQKVADALAELGELAKKPEANIIKLPNISASIPQLTDAIEELQAKGFKLPDYPENVKTAEDKEIKSRYDKIKGSAVNPVLREGNSDRRAPKAVKNYARKNPHSMGAWSSDSKTHVATMSHGDFAHNETSVTINKATSVKIVHTDASGNQTVLKDNLALLNGEIIDATVMSKSALLSFLDSEIKDAKAQDILMSLHMKATMMKVSDPIIFGHVVRTYFKSVFEKHAETFEEIGVDVNNGFGNLLENLEELQKSKRSDIENDIKTALENGPDLAMVNSDKGITNLHVPSDVIIDASMPAMIRTSGQMWNAEGKQQDTKAIIPDSSYAGVYIATIDFCKKHGAFDPTTMGTVPNVGLMAQKAEEYGSHDKTFEIASDGKVEVINASGSVLTNHNVEAGDIWRMCQVKDAPIQDWIKLAVTRARASKTPAVFWLDKNRSHDAELIKKVNEYLPSHDATGLDIRILSPIEATNFTLERIKDGKDTISVTGNVLRDYLTDLFPILEVGTSAKMLSIVPLMNGGGLFETGAGGSAPKHVQQFVTENHLRWDSLGEFLALAVSLEHFAEVNNNAKARVLGETLDDASDKLLENKKGPSRKVNELDNRGSHFYLAMYWAEALANQDKDADLKSEFTDIYKAMSSNEDAIINELIDCQGVSVNIDGYYLPNENLVSNAMRPSSSLNKILNS; translated from the coding sequence ATGACAAAAACAGCGAAAATTGTTTATACAAAAACCGACGAAGCACCAGCACTTGCAACACGTTCATTTTTACCAATTGTAAAAGCATTTACTAAGTCTTCTGGTATTACAATAGAAACTAAAGATATATCATTAGCAGCAAGAATTTTAGCTACATTTCCGGACTTCTTAACTAAAGATCAAAAAGTAGCAGATGCTCTAGCAGAATTGGGCGAACTTGCCAAAAAACCAGAAGCCAATATTATAAAATTACCAAACATTAGTGCTTCAATACCACAACTTACAGATGCTATTGAAGAGTTACAAGCTAAAGGCTTTAAATTACCGGATTATCCTGAAAATGTAAAAACAGCTGAGGATAAAGAGATTAAGTCTCGTTACGATAAAATAAAAGGTAGTGCTGTAAACCCAGTACTTAGAGAAGGAAACTCAGATAGACGTGCACCAAAGGCGGTAAAAAACTATGCTAGAAAAAATCCACATAGTATGGGAGCTTGGTCTTCTGATTCTAAAACACATGTTGCTACCATGTCGCATGGTGACTTTGCACATAACGAAACTTCGGTAACTATTAATAAAGCTACATCTGTTAAGATTGTTCATACTGATGCTTCTGGAAATCAAACGGTTTTAAAAGATAATTTAGCCTTATTAAATGGAGAAATTATTGATGCTACTGTAATGAGTAAATCAGCATTATTAAGTTTCCTAGATTCTGAAATTAAGGATGCAAAAGCACAAGATATTTTAATGTCTTTACACATGAAGGCTACAATGATGAAGGTCTCTGATCCAATCATTTTTGGGCATGTTGTAAGAACTTATTTTAAATCTGTTTTTGAAAAACACGCTGAAACATTTGAAGAAATTGGTGTTGACGTTAATAATGGTTTTGGAAATTTACTTGAAAACTTAGAAGAGTTACAAAAATCTAAACGTAGCGACATTGAAAACGATATAAAGACAGCTTTAGAGAATGGACCAGATTTAGCTATGGTAAATTCTGATAAAGGAATTACGAATCTTCATGTGCCAAGTGATGTAATTATTGATGCATCAATGCCAGCAATGATTAGAACTTCTGGTCAAATGTGGAATGCTGAAGGTAAACAACAAGATACTAAAGCGATAATACCAGATAGTAGTTATGCAGGTGTTTATATTGCTACAATAGATTTTTGTAAAAAACACGGAGCTTTTGATCCTACTACTATGGGAACTGTTCCAAACGTTGGACTTATGGCTCAGAAAGCTGAAGAATATGGTTCACATGACAAAACTTTTGAAATAGCTTCAGATGGTAAGGTTGAAGTTATTAATGCATCAGGATCAGTTTTAACAAATCATAATGTTGAAGCAGGAGACATTTGGAGAATGTGCCAAGTTAAGGATGCACCAATACAAGATTGGATTAAACTTGCTGTTACAAGAGCAAGAGCGTCAAAAACTCCTGCGGTTTTTTGGTTAGATAAAAATAGATCACACGATGCTGAATTAATTAAAAAAGTAAATGAATATTTACCAAGCCACGATGCAACTGGCTTAGATATTAGAATTTTGTCACCTATCGAAGCAACTAATTTTACATTGGAGCGCATTAAGGATGGTAAAGATACGATATCAGTAACTGGAAATGTACTTAGAGATTATCTTACTGATTTATTTCCAATTTTAGAAGTTGGTACAAGTGCAAAAATGTTATCTATTGTTCCTTTAATGAATGGAGGTGGCTTATTTGAAACTGGTGCTGGTGGATCTGCACCTAAGCACGTACAACAATTTGTTACTGAAAATCATTTACGTTGGGATTCTTTAGGTGAGTTTTTAGCTTTAGCTGTTTCACTTGAGCATTTTGCAGAGGTAAATAATAATGCTAAAGCAAGAGTCTTAGGAGAAACTTTAGATGATGCTTCTGATAAATTATTAGAAAACAAAAAAGGACCTTCTAGAAAAGTAAATGAACTTGATAATAGAGGAAGTCATTTTTACTTAGCAATGTATTGGGCTGAAGCATTAGCAAATCAAGATAAAGATGCAGATTTAAAATCTGAATTTACAGATATATATAAAGCTATGTCATCTAATGAAGATGCTATTATTAATGAACTCATAGACTGTCAAGGTGTTTCTGTAAATATTGATGGTTACTATCTTCCAAATGAAAATTTAGTAAGCAATGCTATGCGACCTAGCAGTTCTTTAAATAAAATTTTAAACTCATAA
- a CDS encoding TonB-dependent receptor, with product MLIHIKRILFLFLLCPLFLQAQEKFTLSGVVTDIESNETLIGVNIIVPEIQSGTMTNEYGFYSITLPSGSYKIQISYLGYKTISETIDLNSDMSKSFKLVESAESLDEVVIKEDVEKLNIKKPQMSVNALSIKTIKNMPVVLGEVDVIKSITLLPGVTNAGEGSSGFNVRGGAADQNLILLDEATIFNSSHLFGFFSVFNPDAIKDIKLYKGGIPAKYGGRVSAVLDIYQKEGNSSDFHMNGGIGLISSRLLAEGPIKKNKGSFLLGGRSSYAHLFLPLFDLDNVAYFYDLNTKLSYRFNDNNSIFLSGYFGRDVFELADSFENTYGNTVVNFRWNHLFSDKLFSNLSLIYSDYYYGLKLDFVEFDWESGIRNFNLKYDFKHYISNNFKLEYGLNSIYYKFNPGEINPTNESSGINPFKLIDKYAFENAVYLDAEHKLSNKLSVSYGARFSTFHRLGQDELNVYDNDNPVLFNEDIGIYEKADPNGTENFSRSDVIESFSNIEPRLALAYQLNENSSVKASYNRMSQYLHLLSNTSSPTPLDVWTPSGKYVKPQLLDQVALGYFRSFKDNKFSLEIESFYKSIKNRIDYIDGADLIANNAIEQVILNGKARAYGLEVLLRKNEGKLKGWLAYTLSKSEQKTPGRRASETGINNGKWYNTAFDKTHDISITGSYELNKKWSFSSNFLFQTGQPVTFPNGQYQYNGIVIPSFESRNSSRLSSYNRLDIAVNYNPKPESTKKFKGEWVFGIYNVYNRRNAASISFRENRMSGTNEAVRLAIFGIVPSVSYNFKF from the coding sequence ATGCTAATACATATTAAAAGAATTTTATTTCTCTTTTTATTATGTCCATTATTTCTTCAAGCACAGGAAAAATTTACACTTAGTGGAGTCGTAACTGATATTGAAAGTAATGAAACACTTATTGGTGTTAATATTATAGTACCAGAAATTCAATCCGGAACTATGACTAATGAATACGGCTTCTACTCTATCACATTACCATCTGGCTCTTATAAAATTCAAATAAGTTATTTAGGTTATAAAACTATTTCAGAAACTATTGATCTAAATTCTGATATGTCAAAGAGTTTTAAACTCGTTGAATCTGCAGAAAGTCTTGATGAAGTTGTGATTAAAGAAGATGTTGAAAAACTGAATATTAAAAAACCTCAAATGAGTGTTAATGCTTTATCTATTAAAACGATAAAGAATATGCCTGTGGTTTTAGGAGAAGTTGATGTTATAAAATCAATTACATTACTTCCAGGTGTAACAAATGCTGGTGAAGGCTCATCTGGTTTTAATGTTAGAGGTGGTGCAGCAGATCAAAACCTTATTCTTTTAGATGAGGCAACGATATTCAATTCTTCACATTTATTTGGATTCTTTTCAGTGTTTAATCCAGATGCCATAAAGGATATAAAATTATATAAAGGTGGGATTCCTGCAAAGTATGGTGGACGTGTTTCTGCTGTACTCGATATCTATCAGAAAGAAGGAAATAGTAGTGATTTCCATATGAATGGTGGAATTGGTTTAATCTCTAGCCGACTACTTGCAGAAGGACCGATAAAAAAGAACAAAGGATCTTTTCTTTTAGGTGGACGAAGTAGTTATGCCCATTTATTTTTACCGCTTTTTGATTTAGACAACGTAGCTTATTTCTACGACCTAAATACTAAATTAAGCTATAGATTTAATGACAATAACAGTATTTTCTTATCGGGTTATTTTGGTCGTGATGTATTTGAATTGGCCGATAGTTTTGAAAATACATATGGAAATACAGTGGTTAATTTTAGATGGAATCATTTATTCTCTGATAAGTTATTTTCAAACCTATCATTAATTTATTCAGATTATTATTATGGTCTCAAATTAGACTTCGTAGAATTTGATTGGGAATCTGGTATTAGAAACTTTAATCTGAAATACGATTTTAAACATTACATCAGTAATAATTTTAAACTCGAATATGGTTTAAACAGTATCTATTATAAATTTAATCCTGGTGAAATTAATCCTACTAATGAAAGCTCTGGTATTAATCCCTTCAAGCTAATTGATAAATATGCTTTTGAAAATGCAGTTTATTTAGATGCTGAACATAAGTTAAGTAATAAATTATCTGTAAGTTATGGTGCACGTTTTAGTACATTTCATCGTCTAGGGCAGGACGAACTTAATGTATACGATAATGATAATCCTGTACTGTTTAATGAAGATATTGGAATATATGAAAAGGCAGATCCGAATGGGACAGAAAATTTTAGCAGAAGTGATGTTATTGAATCCTTTTCCAATATAGAACCACGTTTAGCATTAGCGTATCAACTTAATGAGAACTCCTCAGTAAAAGCAAGCTACAATCGGATGAGTCAATATCTACACCTTCTCTCAAATACAAGTTCACCTACTCCATTAGATGTTTGGACTCCTAGTGGAAAATATGTAAAACCACAACTCTTAGATCAAGTCGCTTTGGGCTATTTTAGAAGTTTTAAAGACAATAAATTCTCATTAGAAATTGAAAGTTTTTATAAATCTATTAAGAACCGTATTGATTATATAGATGGCGCTGATTTAATCGCTAACAACGCCATTGAGCAAGTTATTTTAAATGGAAAGGCCAGAGCTTATGGTTTGGAAGTGCTATTAAGAAAAAATGAAGGAAAATTAAAGGGTTGGTTAGCTTACACATTGTCAAAATCTGAGCAAAAAACACCGGGTAGAAGAGCTTCAGAAACTGGAATTAATAATGGTAAATGGTATAATACCGCATTTGACAAAACTCATGATATATCCATAACAGGAAGCTATGAACTGAATAAAAAATGGTCTTTTAGCTCTAATTTCCTATTTCAAACTGGGCAACCGGTAACATTTCCAAATGGTCAGTATCAATATAATGGTATAGTAATACCAAGTTTTGAATCTCGAAACTCAAGTCGATTATCATCTTATAATCGCTTAGACATAGCTGTAAACTATAACCCAAAACCTGAAAGTACTAAAAAATTCAAAGGAGAATGGGTCTTCGGAATTTATAATGTTTACAACCGACGAAATGCAGCAAGTATATCGTTTAGAGAAAATAGAATGTCAGGAACAAATGAAGCTGTAAGACTAGCAATTTTTGGGATAGTACCTTCTGTTTCCTATAATTTTAAATTTTAA
- a CDS encoding DUF4249 domain-containing protein → MKKVLYLVFTFCFLFSCEDVIDVELNETEPRLVVEASINWFKNTTGNEQSIKLSLSAPFFDETIPPANGALVQIVDSNNITFNFIEDGSSGIYRNNNFIPEIDQSYSLEINYNNETYTATETLKSVVSIDYIEQINEGGFTGEDIELKAYYTDPIDVENYYFFEFTSDIPVIPTLEVYDDTFTDGNQIFGFYTEEDLESGDIVTIRNYGVTERFYEFMFILLQQGSDDGGGPFETQPATVRGNCINVTNPDNYPFGYFRLSEVDQVTYTIE, encoded by the coding sequence ATGAAAAAGGTATTATATCTAGTTTTTACTTTTTGTTTCTTGTTTAGTTGTGAGGACGTTATTGATGTTGAGCTCAATGAAACTGAACCACGTTTAGTTGTAGAAGCATCAATTAATTGGTTTAAGAATACAACAGGAAATGAGCAAAGTATTAAGCTTTCATTATCAGCTCCATTTTTTGATGAGACTATCCCACCTGCCAATGGAGCCTTAGTACAAATTGTAGATTCTAATAATATTACTTTCAATTTTATAGAAGACGGAAGTTCAGGTATCTATAGAAATAATAATTTCATTCCAGAAATAGACCAATCGTACAGTTTAGAGATTAACTATAATAACGAAACTTATACAGCAACAGAAACATTAAAATCAGTAGTTTCTATAGACTATATAGAACAAATCAATGAAGGTGGTTTTACAGGAGAGGATATTGAATTGAAAGCATATTACACAGATCCAATTGATGTAGAGAATTATTACTTCTTTGAGTTCACAAGTGATATTCCTGTAATACCAACATTAGAAGTTTATGATGATACATTCACTGATGGAAATCAAATTTTTGGATTTTACACTGAAGAAGATTTGGAATCAGGAGATATAGTGACCATCAGAAATTATGGAGTTACAGAACGATTCTATGAATTTATGTTCATTTTACTTCAACAAGGAAGTGATGACGGAGGTGGCCCTTTTGAAACACAACCAGCAACAGTTAGAGGTAATTGTATTAATGTAACAAATCCAGATAACTATCCTTTTGGGTATTTTAGACTCTCAGAGGTTGATCAAGTTACATACACTATTGAATAA